GAGACCGAGTGCCGGCAGGCCCTCTTCAAGCACCTGATCAAGGGTGACCCTCTCGACGTCGCCGCTTATGCGGCCTTCTGCTGGAAGCGCGACTGGACGACCTCGCCGCCCGAGTCCAACTACGGCCCCGCTCACAAGGTCCTTCAGGCTCAGCTCGCGATCGCGCAGAAGGCCCTGGAGCGTGTCAGGGATGCGGATCATCGCAACACCAACACCGAGACGGCGGCGGAAGCGTTTTCCTACGCCCACGCGGTGACGGCCGAGGCCCTTGACGCAATCGCCGCCGTGACGGAGACGCGCTCATGACGACGGTCGCATTTCCCGTGAAGCCCGGCGACTGGGTCTCGAACGCCAACGGCCGGCCGGCCAAGGTCAAAGCGGTCTATGAGAGTAGCGGCGAGGCCTTGGCGGATCTCGTGCTGTTCGACCGCAAGGGCAATCGCGTCGGCCGTGAATCCCCCGCGTGCGGCGGACCGCGAACCTTCGAACCAGCCTGCTCACTCGAAGGTTGGCACCGGATCGCTGAGCCGAGTTTTCCCATCGAGCTGAAATGGATCCCCACCGGTGAAGGATCGGTGGTCGGTGGTTACTATGCCGGCAAGCCTCTCCCTGCCCGGGAGTACATCCCGGCGCCGCGGCGCGTGCGGGGCTCCGGGGCGCTGGATAAGAAGCTCGCGAACCTCGCCTACCGTGAAGCCAATGCCTTTCGCGAGGCCCTGGAGCTGATCTCCAACGGCCACAACGACCCGCGGACACTGGCGAGCTTCGTCCTGACCAACCTCAGGCTCCCCACGAAATGAGGCCCGCTATGCCCACGAACACTCCGACGGCCTCGCCCGAGGCGATCGAAGCCGCGCGCACCATCGCCCGCGCGATCTGCGTCGAATACCGCCTCACACCGGAAGCGTACGATCGCCACGGCGGCGAGCACCCGATTATTCCCGTGATCGTGCGCCATGTGGCGCCGGCGCTGCAAGGCATCGCGGCGCCGGCCGACAACCCGGAGAAGGGCTGGGATGGCCTCAGCGAGACCGAAAAGGCCGTGGTCTCCGCCTGGAACTACTTCCAAAGCCCCAACAGCTATTCGGCTGCCGAGAAGGCGTTCGTGTTCTCGCTTCTCGACGCCGCGCTGAAGCGCGTCTGGTGGGCAGCAGTCCCCAACACCGATGGCTGGCTCGACATGGCAAGCGCCCCGCTCACGGGCCGGAAGGTCGATCTTTGGGTCCGTCCGCATGATGCGCTTGCCAACGGCAACCCGAACCGCATCGCCGACGCCTGGTACGAGGATGGTCGGTGGATGCGCATCGTGTCCGGCAACGGTCAGCCCGCGCCCGTCGGGGACTGTGGCGTGCCCACCCACTGGCGCCTTCCTCCAGCCGCGCCCGGAGCGACAGCAGAAAACGCGGTGTCCGAAGATCTCTCCTGGCTTCGCCGCGGGCGCCCCGCGAATGAGCTGCAGAGCGATAAGATCGATGCGCACCGTGGTTTCGTTCATCGGGCCGCCGTCCACCATGCCAATGATCGCTCCTACCTCAACGGCGTCCGCGGCGGCTTCTTCGATGCCGCGCACCTGGTCGACATCTGCCGGAAGGAGATCGAGGAAACCGGAAGGCCGTCGAAGGCCAAGGCCGCGCAGGTCGATCTCCTGCAGCGGGTCGGCGACACGATCTGGGGCCTGAAGGACGTCCTCCCCGAGCCCCCTGCCCCGGTGACCGCTGAGGTCCGTCGCAATGGATGAGATCCTGACGAAGACCCGGCGTGGGGTGCTGGAGCGGCTCTCGGACCAGCCCGTCCTGATCGTCGGCACCGACCTCACCGCGGCCGCATGGCTTGCGAAGAACGGTTATGCGGTCCGGCACCGGCTCAACCATTTTTCGGTGACCGCCGCCGGCAGCGAGCTCGTGTGCAACGAGGCTCCGATCGGCGCCACGAAGCCAGAGAGCGGATGCGATGACTGAGGTGTCCGCTATCGAGTCTCTCGCCAATGCCACAGCCGTTGGCGTCGGCGGTCTCGACGACATCGTCCTCTTGCTTGAGGAAGGCGATGGCCCCGACCGGGATTTGGATCTCGCCGTCTTCAACCTCTGGAACGAGCAGCCCTATCGGTGGAGCGGCATCCACGAGATCACCTCAGGCCTAAGGGACATCGCAGTCCTCGACATTCCCGCGGATCTGGAGCCGGATTTCGCCCGCTTCTGCGTGGAGCGTGACGAGAACAGCATCGTCGTCGTGCCGCGCTATACCGAAAGCCAGGATGCCGGCGCGCGCCTCGCCACGCAGATCCTTCCCGGCCGCCGGCGGCTGACGCTGAACTTCGAGGACGGCGTGGGCGGCTTCGTTCAGGTCGGCTGGCGCCCCGAGGGCAGCGCGGTCCCAGCCTGGATCTGGACCGAAGCCCACGCGCAGTCGGCTGCGCGCGCCCAGGTCGCTGCCATCCTCCGGGCCTACGCCCAGAAGCCTGCCCTACGCTCGAAGGAATCCTGATCATGTCTGAGTCGAATGCCGAGCTCGTCCCCGAGCATGCCAGCCACCCCGGATGGACCGCCGATGGCTGCGAACTGCGGATGACGGTGACCCCGCGCAACGGCGGCGTCACGTCCGCCGGCTTCGCCTGCAGCTGGACCGGCGGTCATTGCCTGCCTGGATCCAACTGCGAGGGCTACCGGGAGCAGGCAGCGGCCGCGCCCGATCACGGCTGACCGCTTGCGAGTTGTCGAGCTATCGGGTTCGAGACAGCCTGATGGTCAAGGTTAGAAGGATCGAACCGTGATCGTCTGGTATTGCTTCTGCGGGTTCGAGATCGGCGGCGATGCACTCGTCTATCAGCGAACGTTGGAATGCGATGAGAAGCAGGTGAAGGCGGCGCTCAATCCAGACGACATCGCGGACGATCCGGGTCTCGCGCACGTCTACCCAATCGCGATCGAGGTCGCTCAGGCAATCGTGGGCGAGAACCTGCCCGCAGGAGACTACTTCGTGAACGGCGTTCAGTCGGCGCCATGATCAACCGTTCTCTTCTCCTCACCGCCCTCTGTCGAAGGACCGAAACGTGACTTGTAAATATAGCGTTTGCGGCTTCGCGATTGGTGGGGATGAACTCATCTTCGAGCGTTTCATCGCACTTGATCCGGATCGCGTTAAGGCGACTCTCACTGCCTTCAATATCGAAGATGATCCCGGCCTTGTACTCTCCTATCCGATCTCAATTGAGGCAGCTAAACAGCTGACCGGCGAGAAACTTCCGCAGGCAGATTACTTCGTGCACGCCGTCCAGCCTTAAAGGGCTCAGCGAGCTCTTTCGATTTGAGACGACGCCACTTTCAAGCGCCCCTGCTATGATCTCTGGACACCGCAACAGGATCGCCAGAATGCTCCTCAAGGATTTCGCCCCGCACCTCGTTCACGCCAAGCTCGGCGACTGCGATGTCGTTGGCGTGCAAGACGGCCTGGTCGTGCACTTCAATGCCGAGGACGGCTCAATCTACAACTCCGGCCTTACGCTTCAGGATTGGCTCGACGGCGACAGCGAAGCCTGGGCGATGACGGCGGCCGAGGCCGAGCGCGTCGGGATCGCGGATTACAGCGCCTATATCGAGCGCCTCAATGAGTTGAACCCCAGCCTGCTCGGTGCGCCGGCGCCGTGAGGGGCTGAGTTGACACCGCGGCCTTATCGCTCACCATTCTCTGATGGGTCCGCCGCCAACATTCGATGTCGAGAAGCGTCGCGAGGCCAAGTGCCGGTCGCGTGAGCAGGATGCTGCGCGCATCCGAGGCGGCGAGATCTCAGCCGACGACCTGAACAGGCGCAGCGGCTTCTTCTCCGTCCTCGATCGAGCCAGCGCCCGTGTCGTGACCTGGCGAAAGCGGATCAAGATCGAGGACGAGCCACGATAGAAGAGCCCTCGGATTCTACGGGTAGAAGCTGACGATCACAGCGTCGTCGTAATCCTCAGGGTCATCCGGGATAACCATCTTCTGCGCAGCCCGATCGATCGCGTCCAAAAAATCGCAGCAAGCTCTTTCGTAAGCCTGTCGTCGCGGCTTGTGGTCGTGCTGCTCACGCTTTGCGTCGCATTCGGATGCCTCGGTCTCCGTCCTCGACATTGCAGGCCTCCGGCTGAACTGGTTCTCATCGCCTTGTGGGAGGGAGCGTAGCTGGTTTGATAGCCGAGCTCGACCGTTTCTTGCTCACGAAGCCTGCGAGCAGCATTCATTCGATTTGCGACCCTATTGCATCAGAGCGTTAACCACAGCCCGCATATAGCCCTCTTCATGTAAATCATTTCTCGGGCAATTCGTTGCTTTCGCAGGATTGGTATGACATAACCCCTCCATCGCCGATCGCTGTTGATCGGCCGCACAGGAGAGTGATCATGTTCGATATCGAGCGCGCAGGAGCTACCACCGAACGTTTCGAAGTCGCCGAAGGCGTGAGCTTTGAGGTAAAGCGCAATACCGACGGCAGCTATGTTCAGCCGAACGGCACCGTCGAAGAGACGCGCGCATTCGTCGCCTGGTGGACCAAGCTGATCGGGTGCGACTACGAAGAGCACCGGGCGTGATGGCACAAAAGGGCCCTGTGAATCACTCATTCACAGGGCCCTTTTTGGTTTGAACCTGAAGAAGCACTCATTAACACGAATTCCACCCCCTCCGCACGTCGACTGCGCCATTCAGAGGATTCATGTTCAATGCCGAATGACGATCAGTCCCAACTTATCGAGCTCAACCGTAGGCAGCTCAAGGCGTATGATGAGCGCCTGTTGGGGCTGGAGAAGGAGATCGGCTCGATCCGTGCCCAGCGCGCCGCGCTCGCTGCGTTTCTGACGCAGCTCACCGGAGAGGCACCTAGTGCCCCGCCAGCCCCGATAACGGCTGGAGGAGAAGGTGGCGGAAATGGCGTAGGCCGAGCGTACGTCAGTCGTTCCTATAATAGGAAGATCGTCGACGAGGCTATGAGGATCGTGGTTGAGCGCGGTTCCCCCATGACTGCTGCGGAGATCATCCAAGAGCATTCGATGAGCAAGGAAGTGGCGACGGAGACGCTCTATCGACTGA
The window above is part of the Hyphomicrobiales bacterium genome. Proteins encoded here:
- a CDS encoding conserved hypothetical protein (Evidence 4 : Unknown function but conserved in other organisms), whose amino-acid sequence is MTTVAFPVKPGDWVSNANGRPAKVKAVYESSGEALADLVLFDRKGNRVGRESPACGGPRTFEPACSLEGWHRIAEPSFPIELKWIPTGEGSVVGGYYAGKPLPAREYIPAPRRVRGSGALDKKLANLAYREANAFREALELISNGHNDPRTLASFVLTNLRLPTK
- a CDS encoding conserved hypothetical protein (Evidence 4 : Unknown function but conserved in other organisms) produces the protein MPTNTPTASPEAIEAARTIARAICVEYRLTPEAYDRHGGEHPIIPVIVRHVAPALQGIAAPADNPEKGWDGLSETEKAVVSAWNYFQSPNSYSAAEKAFVFSLLDAALKRVWWAAVPNTDGWLDMASAPLTGRKVDLWVRPHDALANGNPNRIADAWYEDGRWMRIVSGNGQPAPVGDCGVPTHWRLPPAAPGATAENAVSEDLSWLRRGRPANELQSDKIDAHRGFVHRAAVHHANDRSYLNGVRGGFFDAAHLVDICRKEIEETGRPSKAKAAQVDLLQRVGDTIWGLKDVLPEPPAPVTAEVRRNG
- a CDS encoding hypothetical protein (Evidence 5 : Unknown function) — translated: MDEILTKTRRGVLERLSDQPVLIVGTDLTAAAWLAKNGYAVRHRLNHFSVTAAGSELVCNEAPIGATKPESGCDD
- a CDS encoding conserved hypothetical protein (Evidence 4 : Unknown function but conserved in other organisms) → MTEVSAIESLANATAVGVGGLDDIVLLLEEGDGPDRDLDLAVFNLWNEQPYRWSGIHEITSGLRDIAVLDIPADLEPDFARFCVERDENSIVVVPRYTESQDAGARLATQILPGRRRLTLNFEDGVGGFVQVGWRPEGSAVPAWIWTEAHAQSAARAQVAAILRAYAQKPALRSKES
- a CDS encoding conserved hypothetical protein (Evidence 4 : Unknown function but conserved in other organisms) — its product is MSESNAELVPEHASHPGWTADGCELRMTVTPRNGGVTSAGFACSWTGGHCLPGSNCEGYREQAAAAPDHG
- a CDS encoding hypothetical protein (Evidence 5 : Unknown function), giving the protein MIVWYCFCGFEIGGDALVYQRTLECDEKQVKAALNPDDIADDPGLAHVYPIAIEVAQAIVGENLPAGDYFVNGVQSAP
- a CDS encoding conserved hypothetical protein (Evidence 4 : Unknown function but conserved in other organisms) → MTCKYSVCGFAIGGDELIFERFIALDPDRVKATLTAFNIEDDPGLVLSYPISIEAAKQLTGEKLPQADYFVHAVQP
- a CDS encoding conserved hypothetical protein (Evidence 4 : Unknown function but conserved in other organisms), with protein sequence MLLKDFAPHLVHAKLGDCDVVGVQDGLVVHFNAEDGSIYNSGLTLQDWLDGDSEAWAMTAAEAERVGIADYSAYIERLNELNPSLLGAPAP
- a CDS encoding conserved hypothetical protein (Evidence 4 : Unknown function but conserved in other organisms), with product MGPPPTFDVEKRREAKCRSREQDAARIRGGEISADDLNRRSGFFSVLDRASARVVTWRKRIKIEDEPR
- a CDS encoding hypothetical protein (Evidence 5 : Unknown function); the protein is MSRTETEASECDAKREQHDHKPRRQAYERACCDFLDAIDRAAQKMVIPDDPEDYDDAVIVSFYP
- a CDS encoding hypothetical protein (Evidence 5 : Unknown function); this translates as MFDIERAGATTERFEVAEGVSFEVKRNTDGSYVQPNGTVEETRAFVAWWTKLIGCDYEEHRA
- a CDS encoding conserved hypothetical protein (Evidence 4 : Unknown function but conserved in other organisms) — protein: MPNDDQSQLIELNRRQLKAYDERLLGLEKEIGSIRAQRAALAAFLTQLTGEAPSAPPAPITAGGEGGGNGVGRAYVSRSYNRKIVDEAMRIVVERGSPMTAAEIIQEHSMSKEVATETLYRLIYNRVIAGSVYSFAGAFWPTSSPIPEGWNLSLAKRGRRSEKQKA